A stretch of DNA from Mugil cephalus isolate CIBA_MC_2020 chromosome 12, CIBA_Mcephalus_1.1, whole genome shotgun sequence:
GCCCTGGAGcgggtggaggagctggaggagaacatgtCACATGTGAGAGCCCTGGAGTGCTGATTTACTCTGACATTAGGAAACAGACTCCTCAGCCTAATTCCccctcttttccctctttccctccctttctccaAAAGTCTTCAAATTAGCGTCAGGAAGTTGATGGCGCAGCAGAATTATGCGAGAATTCGAGTTACTGCAATCTCATGCTTTCAGCTGTCTGTCTGAacagatgcatttaaatgttttaagctctcactatttgtttttaattcagaaATATTAAACCATCCCACTGGATCTCTTTGTTGAGTTTTCATTTCAATTAGTTGAccttttccttctgttttttctctcagaTGACAGAGAAGCTGCAGGACATGGAAAATGAGGCCATGTCCAAGAttgtggagctggagaagcagctgaTGCAAAGAAACAAGGAGCTGGATTCCATCAGGGTCAGAATCACTCTCCGTACACTGACGTCTTTTCTTTGATCTGCGAAAAGCTCGTTATTAGGTTTCCACACAAGTAGGGGGAAGACCATTCAACATTAGACATTCTGATTCAGACATGCTGATTAAATTGTGCACAGAATAGGCACATTGTTTCAACTTCAAAAAGAAGTCCGTAAGATATAAACTTCCCATTTGACTTGTCCTTTTAAAGATGGatcggtattttttttttttttttttttttttttgaagatgagtttttctctttcatatCTTCTGCAACTCcaacttttctctctctgcactaCACAGGAAGTCTACAAAGACACCAGCTCGCAGGTGCACTCACTGCGGCAGATGTTGAAGGAGAAGGATGAGGCCATCCAGCGACAGAGCAACCTGGAGAAGAAGATCCACGAGCTGGAGAAGCAAGGCACGATCAAGATCCACAAGAAGGGAGACGGAGACATCTCAATCCTGCCTTCGCCCGCCTCGGGTGTGCAGGGTTTGCCTGGTGCCACGACCGGAGGAAACGGTGCAGCTGTCAGTCCAAACCATGCGGGCGTCGCGGCGAGCGCCGCTTCcccgcctccgcctcctcctccaccccctccgcTGCCTGTGAATGGCACATGTAGGTTTAATTTTAGTCCTGGATTACTGCGCCAAACTGAGCGATCTAATAccaaataatgatgatgttatatttatttattttacctctcTCCTAGTGCTCAACGGACCATCATCTATTACTCAGGCAACAGCTCCGCCACCTccgccaccacctcctccgccccctccaccccccggACTGGCCTCGGCAATATCAGCCCCGATgcctccgccgccgcctcctgCAGCGCCCCCTCTGCCGGGTTGTGGGACGCCAACAGTCATCATGAACTCCGGGTTGGCAGGTACGTTCAGtcattggggaaaaaaaggaacacataGTAGCTTCTTGATTCATCCTTAGATGATACGTGAGGCTGTGTGGAAGATGTAATAAGCACGTAATAAGACAGGACaggatgtttttaatgtgatgttatTTTACATACTAATTgtctcaaagaaaacaaatcagaaaaGGTTTTGGTAAAGAATTGAGGCAATAATAAAAtatctcttttctttattctgtGAGAAATTTTATGATTCACACAGCATGAGTTAAAAAAACGGAGATGTGCAgcgcctgcagctcttcatctaacagctcactgtgacTGCTCCTCCTTATTCTGTTACTCCCTAAAATACTTCAAACTTCTCCTCTCTGAGAAAATGCAAACAGTTATTGGTGTCTTTCTTCGCGTTGCTTGCTTTATCCACCGACATATAATACGCTGCATTTGTTGTAGCTgcttcaaaacaaaagcagttcTGCggtgaatgaaaacatttccacagGATTTCACCACAGATTGCTGTGTTGCAGCGGGCTCACAATAAAGGCGTTCTGCTTGACAGGACTCAGTGAATCTATAGGCCAGAGGCTGCGGGACTTTCAAGCTGCTGCATGCTTCAATGTACATTGTTGAGTTAGACAGTAACAACTGATTGGCTTGGTACAGTTAGTTAAAgtcgtatatatatatatatatatatatataaatacatggaCAATTCCACTAGCATTTTGGTTGGTGGGCCCAAACAGAATACAGTAGTTGAATAAACAGACTGCTACTATCTGGTGTTTACGCGTGTTACGCgtgtttaaagacattttatacGGAGGGTTCCCAACAGTGCTGAGTAGCATATTTGTGAATGATccctttattcttttaaaaaatctgacaaTGACAAACACTCGTGTGTCTCCGTAACCAGATCAACCTGTGCTGTATGGGCAGTAGATGCATATTTCTCAGTATCTATGACATATCTACATATCTGTGAATGTGATCTACGTTCCTAGAATCAAGTAACCGCCATGAGAAATAGGCTTGAAGGCAGGATTGAGCTCGTGTTTGCGATGTGCATGTGTAATCAATCTCACTAACTCTGCAAATTTCTTATTGATTTCTCTTtgaattgtttcttttttctgccaaCCAGAGGGACCCATCAAACTTTTCTGTAGGTTCtgcctgtctttttcttttcttttttttttggtcttcccactgtttcctttctttcccccccaAGTTTTGAAAGTGGTATCATGTTCAGTTTCCCACTTGAAAACGCATGAGAATGGTTGTGTCCTAATTAGTGATTTTCCCCTTCCTCACACACTTTTTATCTGCGTGTTCTTCTTTGCCACTTCTCAGTTAACGTCCTGTTTACCCTAAAAGCACACGGCCTTGTGCATGATCTTAACCATTCTGCTGTTTTCAGTGAGATTAGCGACAATACCACATTTCAAACCTTAGCATGGTTTCCCCTTTACGCTTTGCTGTAGTGTTGTGAATGTGTGGTGTGTTTGAGTGAAACATTGCCACATCTTAAAGTGCTGTGTGCATGCTGAGACATAATGGCCTGCCGTGGCACGTGGATGATTAAAGTTAAAGGAATTGTGCACAGCTGGAATGCTGTTTACTTTCCCATGATGGAGTCTTATCTCTCTGCCCCTGCTGACGCCTTGTCCATGTGGCAGAGCATTGCACCACCTCCACTTTCGGCCTCAGTGAAGCAGCAACGGTGGCTACAAATAGCTCTAACACCTCAAGCAAATAGTTTTTCCCCATGCCCGGCAGGAAATCCTTACAGGCATACCCTCTGGCTTCAGTTCTCTGCCAGAGGCTTAGAaattttcctcctctttaaataataaaagtagttTCCTCGCTGTTAAGTTGAACGGCAGCTATCGTATTTATATCCCCTCAGAAAGTCGTATCCATGTGTCAACACTCCCAGATACCCGTCTACAACCCATCACATGCATGTGTGAACGAATGcccgtgtgtttgtgcgcttgCTGATACCAGATAGGGACGCTGTGCTAacttgtctctgtcctcttcaGCTGTTAAGATCAAGAAGCCCATCAAGACGAAATTCCGTATGCCCGTCTTCAACTGGGTAGCCCTGAAGCCAAACCAGATCAATGGCACCGTCTTCAATGAGATCGATGACGAGAGGATACTGGAGGTAATCCTCATCCGTCATCCGCTCCCTGCCTCTATTTCCTGTACAATAGCAATACATCAACGGGTTGTCGTCTTGGTCTCCTAGGACCTGAACGTCGATGAGTTTGAGGAGATGTTTAAGACGAAAGCCCAGGGCGCGCCCATCGACCTCAGCATGAGCAAGCAGAAAGTCATCCAGAAGATGCCAAACAAGGTGACGCTGCTGGACTCCAACAGGGCGAAGAACCTGGCCATCACGCTGAGGAAAGTGGGCAAGATGCCGGAGGAGATCTGCAAGGCCATTCAGCTGTAAGACTTCTAAATACAAACCACTAATCCATCTAGTGTTCTGGCGTGACTTACCACCATGTAGTGGTTTCTCATGAATGACATGTCATGCTGTTacataaaagtatttttttttccaaattaaagTAGCTCTCTAAATATTTTCAGTTAGCTTTCAGCAGACATAATGAAGCTGTATGTTCTCGCTGTTCCTGGTGTGTAGCAGGCTTTATTCTACCCACTttcccgtctcctcctctcccaggtTCGACCTCCGGACTCTCCCGGTGGACTACGTGGAGTGTCTCATGCGCTTCCAGCCCACGGAGAACGAGATTAAAGTCCTGCGGCAGTTCGAGAAGGAGCGCAAGCCCGTCGAGAGCTTGACGGACGAGGACCGCTTCATGATGCAGTTCAGCAAGATCGAGCGGCTCATGCAGAAGATGACGATCATGGCCTTCATCGGCAACTTCGCCGAGAGCGTGCAGATGCTCACGCCGGTGAGTAAAGACGCTTTCGTACTCGTCCGTGCGGCTTTCTGATGTTGTGACCGAACCTGAcatctcgctctctctctctctctcttcgccCGTAGCAACTCCATGCAGTCATCGCGGCGTCTGTGTCCATCAAGTCATCTcagaagctgaagaagatttTGGAGGTAACTTGAGCGTGTATGGACTGGACGTGACGTTGAACGTGTGCAtggtttcccttttttttttttttttttttttaaattctcgtTCACACCTGTTCCACAGATCATCCTGGCGCTTGGAAACTACATGAACAGCAGCAAAAGAGGAGCAGTGTATGGATTCAAGCTGCAGAGTTTAGACTTGGTGAGTTGATTTCTCGTTCCTCTGAAGCTTACTGAACGCCTTTTAACCTTGAACTGTTGGCTCAGTGCGTTGTCTGTGAGGGACAAAAATAGCTTGAACACAATTGTTAAAGCACGTTCAAAAATGAGTGGTGCTAAGCAGAAGAATTTGGGCACGATCTGGGAGGAACGAGTCGCTCGGAGAGAAAAATCAACCAACCGGATCacgttttgtttagtttttattgctgCCTTCCGGTCATCGCTGTAATGTGCCCATCAGTAGGACAGATTacataaagtcttttctttcttctgctaTTAACCTTTTAAACTgcttttaaggttttatctatatattttatttatttgtttatttattgcatcTCTATTACTGGTTGATCTTAATGTGTAATTGTGATTGATTATGTGCCCATGCacttgattgttttgtttgtttttttttaaattaactgtgTATGGAATGCATGTGGAAAAACCACAAATGAATTGTCCTGTTGCGATAAATCAAGTTCTCTGGATCTGAATCTGAAGCTTTTCTTCACAAATGTTCATGCACATCTGGTTTCCTTCTATTTTCCCGGCAGCTACTCGACACCAAGTCGACAGACCGAAAGATAACATTGTTACACTACATAGCGAATGTGGTGAAGGAGAAGTACACGCAAGTCGCCCTCTTCTACAACGAGCTGCACTACGTGGAGAAAGCCGCGGCAGGTGAGTCGCGCGGTGCAACACGAATCCCGTCTCTGAGTTTTCCGTACGAGCACCCGAGACGGAGCCTTTACGTTAAACTCGCCCGTGTTCGCAGTGTCGCTGGACAACGTCCTGCTGGACGTCAGGGAGCTGCAGAGGGGCATGGAGCTGACCAAAAGAGAATACAGCATGCACGGCCACAACACCATGCTCAAAGACTTCATCGCCCACAATGAGAGCAagctgaagaagctgcaggacgACGCCAAGATTGCACAGGTAAATGAACACAAGTCGCCCTGTTATCACAAGTAATCTGACTGATTATCTAAGCggtttttacttatttttcccCCTCTGAAAGGACGCCTTCGACGAGGCGGTGAAGTTCTTCGGGGAGAATTCCAAAACCACACCGCCATCTGTcttctttcctgtgtttgtgcgaTTTGTTAAGGCTTATAGGGTGAGTGGGATAATAgtttcacacacacttcagtacGCATATGCAATGCAGTTTGGAAGGTGGTAGAATGTGCCCTCTGGTGTTTTACTACAGTGTACTGCTTTCTTAACAAAATTAATGTAAAGAACtcgacaaataaataaaacaaaaaacagtgaaacGTAAACCTGTTATTGCACTGTGTTGAATTTTCTTGGCAAATATGTAAGTGTTTTACACATCTGAACGACGTACATGAACATTGGATTAATACAAAACATGTTGGAAGTGCCCTTCAGTTATTTTCCTCCCTCGACTGCAGCGTGTCAGCTCCATTTAGAGCCATACTTCTTCTTAACTACTCCAAACCACATGAGTTTCGCTTCATTTACAGCATTTCGTGATGCTGCAGCAGAGTCTCGGCTTGTGCACCACATGCGGTTTTTAGAACATGATTGACGCGAATATGTCATCTTCTCAGCAAGCGGAGGAGGACAACgagcagaggaagaggcaggAGCAAATTCTGATGGAGAAGCTTCTGGAACAAGAGGCCATGATGGAGGAAAACCAGAAGGTAAGTCACACTTCCATCCCAGCTCTCTCTATTTTCCTCCTTGTCCCCTCCCACTCTATACCCTAGGGAGGCTACAGAGGATCACATTGACCAGAAGGTAAGCCGACTCCACTTCCTCCCcttccacttcctccagacCCCTGATCACAGGATTAGCAGAGCACCGACTGCCTGCTGATGGTGCTTGTATGTATTTCAGCAGTCTGACTTCCTGCTGAGCTTCATCAACTCAAACCTGTACAACTTAAATAGTTCAATTAATTCGCACATGCAAACGTGCCAAAATGAAGACTCTGTTCAGTTAAAAGAAATTACAGGTGTGATGAGAATGATGATGGAATAATACTCTAATAATACCTAGAAATTGAAAATGTCCTTTTGCCTGTGTGCGTCCTCCTCAGTCCCCGTCCCACAAGAACAAGCGGCAGCAACAGGAGCTGATCCAGGAGCTCAGGAAGAAGCAGGTGAAAGACAGCCGGCACGTCTACGAAGGCAAGGACGGAGCGATCGAGGACATCATCACGGGTAACGTCACCTGGACCTGGCTGCAGACCAGTAGCCTCaagcacacattcacaaacgACACTCGGCACTCTGCATGAAGGTCCTCTTCTGCTAGAAATTCAGTCATTAACAAAGGGATTCTGAACCAACTAACACAGCGACTTTTGCTCTGTCAAAATTCAGCTGTTAGGGAATTCATTCGGTTCTCAAAACACCTAACAAGTGCAAACAAGCACTGACGGCTAATCTGGTGCTGTTCATCTTAAACGTGTCTGATGGTTACTGCTTATCTGCTTTGTCTTTGCTCTGTAATGCCTGTTCATAGACAGGGTCGGGGTATGTCTGTCTCCTGCAATGCTAATCGGTTAAAAAGGGAAATGCATACATCTCTTGCTCATAGATGGCACATGAAAGTTTTTCTGGTTGAAGAAGTAAAGAAGTACAGTCAAGTAAAGTACCTAAGCAAATGTAGGTATGGTTTTGAGGTACTTGTACTTTTGTATTTACTACGTTATACTTTTACTTATCTACATTTCATGTTATAGTTAATAGTTTCAGTAGAAACTACTAGCTACTTACATATTCATATGTCAGTATTACAACACTAAATTTATATTGAttagtaaatatatataatatacgtTATActtatatactatactatataaatatatataatctaacaaacaaaaacagaaagaggaagtgatTGTCAGGCCCTTCAACAAAGTGTATCAACAACAAAGTGCCTTTTTCCTGGTCCCCGATGCCATTGTTGGGTATTTGCTTAGCGCTAACCAGTGCTAAACCTCCTGTAGCAGTCTGCTTTTCTtaaattgtgtttgtcttgttttgtcctGGCTGTTGTCCCTGTCGTTCTCAATGCAGTGCTGAAGACCGTGCCCTTTACCGCCCGCACAGCCAAGCGCGGCTCTCGGTTCTTCTGCGAGCCCGCTCTCAATGAGGAGTACCATTACTAAGCTTGTAGAACTCTCTCTCTTCTCAAAGGTTGCTGGAACAAAACGTTCTCCTCTctactctccctccctccttgcATGCCCCTTCACTCTTTAACCCGTCAGCTGTCGCACCCGGGACCCATGCGTGTGCCATGGTTTCTGGGGAcacgttgtgtgtgtttgtgtgtttgttaacGTGTTTTTCCAACCCCATTTGAGCATGAGGTGGTATTTGGGGTAGCTTCCTCTGCGCACCTGCATGGAGTGTGACGCCCACGTTCATCACCTGCACTTTATCAACCACGGCAAACCATAATGTCACAGAGAGAATCTAATGTACAGACAGGAAATTAAAGGTGGtggagagggttttttttttctaattgaaCTGAAAGGCTCggtgctgccatctagtggctctagagggaaaacaaatgatgagtTAAGAGTAGCAGTTCATCTTGTAATTCACATGTCATACAGTCCTCAGTCCTCATCTATACTTACAGGTGTGACTAATGATGTGTAAGTGCCTGTGGCATTATAACttgcttttctgtgtgtgttcaaggCAATCTTTGAAGAATGTACGTTTGTGTGTTCATTATTCACATGTCATTACCACTGTTCAGACAGTTTCTCGCATGCTGATTGCTTCCTCCCCCGCCACTTTCCCACAATGCTCCCCAGCTCTCCCACTTTATAGCCCGCATGTTGTGCCATCTCCTGCTGCCTGTTGACGATTCAACTTTCTGCCAAATGACTTTCTGCGGTTTAGCACTAATTTTAAGGCATGCTGTGTGAACGTAAATAACCTGTTGCAATTCAGgagtctgtgtgtctgtgtttcgcTACTAACAGGTTTTTGTCACTGAATCTGTTTCGTGGTAATTCATTAGTAGTCGGCGTTTCCCCGCACGCATGCTTGGGTTTGGTGTTTGGTGACGATGCTGTTAAAGATAACAATTCTGCTCTGTTCTGGTTTgggttttctatttatttatttttctatttactttGTCCTAGAAGTTTGAAAAGGGGCTCTTCTCCTGTCCTGCTGGTAGCCACTTTGCAAAGCAGTCTGGGTCTagtaacaggaaaaaaaaaaaaaaaaaagcttcagtcCTCCTCTGCCAGTTCAACCAGTTAACATCCTTTAGCTCTGTCCCCTCTCATGCCCTTACCTTCCTCTGGCCTTTCCACATGCAGGCTACTGCCACTCCGCTTTGCTCTCGCAGCGCTCTCTTGGCAATGTGAACATGTTAGGCTGACATGCTCCGGTCGGCCTCCACCTTCAGTTTTAACCttcattttgtcttctcttcATCTAGCCCTAAAGAAGAATAATATAACTAAATTTCCCAATGTCCATTCGAGGGTAAGGAACTCCTCCAGTAGCTCCTCTGTAGTGGTGGATGTGTCCCAAACCTGGCAAGCATCTCTTTATTACCTCCCTTACTGTCTTTTAATTTAGGCTCCATTCATCATCgaccttcctctgttttctcctcattgTTGCTCCTTCATAGTAAATTACACTGTCTAGGATTTACGCCTCACTCCTTTCAGTAGCTTCGTTCCTCCTTTTTAATGAGAAGATGCATCTTGGTTTCAGAAGATGCACGGAAAGGCTTTCTAGATTTCTGGCAGAGGCTTACAAGTGAGAACCCAGTGGGATGTCTTAGTAGTAATAACCAGAGACAGCTGACCCACagggccgttttttttttttttgtgtgtatgtagacATCATTCTGCTTTGAGAGACAGGCTGCCAGCACTTCTGAACAGTGTGGGCTCATCAAAATGCCCTGACAAGTTGACTGACGGCTCTTTTATCCACTGCCCCCAACCCCCAAccatcccccacccccccaccccctccctcagATTTGAGGAATCAGCCTTACAGACGAGCGGACGCCGTGCGGAGGAGCGTAAGGAGACGCTTCGATGATCAGAACCTGCGGCCGGTGAACAATGGCGAAGTGGTCATGTGACAAGGGAACGGTGCATGTgctgggagggggggaggtggggaaGTGGCGAGCGCGttgagaagagaggaggattGACAGAAAGTTTGATGCAGAGTAAAGGATGACGAGTGAAAGAGAGTTTGGAATtgagtatgtatatatattacataagAACACAATATTCCATGTTTGTGTTATCGTAGCAGTGATTCACTATGAAGGACTGTAGCGGACTGAATATACGGAGTCTGAGAGGTTGATTTAAAAACCCTAAGACAAGCCAAGTGCCTGAACTTATTTTTGCGGTCTTCTGTTTGTCTGACGACTGTTTTTAATAATCCCTTTCCAAGCAATACAACCTTGACCTGGCTTTAATTTTGAAGGTGTGTGAAACTGGACATGCAGTGGCCTTAAGAGCCACGTGAAAAGATGATGTAGAATGTATGGGACGCGTTCCCTCTAGCTGTTACGAACATTACGCCTGTGGTATCTCGGTACATTCCGGTGCTCTTGCGCATACGAACGTGTGCTCAACttgcactttttcttctttctttttttttttttttttttttataacatctCACGAGGCTTCTCGAGTTTTTGTAAAAGGGCTGATGATCTGGAAAGAAAAACgtgatcagaaaaaaaaggatctcTATATTTGTACTAAAGTTTATGGTAGAAAAAGAAGGAACGAAAATGTGAATTGTATTTATAGCCGTCATCTCCATACTGACGTCTTTTATCAGGTTACTATAAGCCTGAATTTGTAGCCAATCCATAAAAGACGACTCgcatttaattttgtttaaaaaaaaagtgcattccTGTAGCTGCACAGCAATTCATCTGGTTTTTGGGAACAAGCCCGTAAAGCTACATGAATACATTTTCTACCAAACTGCACGAAAGTTTCGAAAACCCCGACTGGAAGACATGTCAGAACTGGACATAACTTAgcattgtgtttctgtgtacGTTGTTACGGTTAACGCTATTCCAGGCTACTGTGTCTACTCACTTTACTGTAATTTTGTATAGTATTTAACCACTGAAAAGATTCCTTTAAGCTCATGTTATCATCCAGTGTGTGTCcatgatcattttaaaagaaaaaaacaaaaaaatggctcaacaaaaacatttacaacgCGTTTCCTAAATGTACAGATATTTTGctaccaacttttttttttttttttttactcagttcACATCACCCGATGGTTAATAATGTACATATTGTTTAAAACTAAAGTTTTCATTGCCTTGTGCTATACAActtgaatgttattttaacttatagtttttttttttttgtatatttaattaAGCCAAATGCAGCCAGAAATCTTACAGTAGCGTTTAATCGTACGTGTCACCGTCGTGCAGGGAGTAGCGGTTTGCTTGTATGTGTGTCACGGGTGTATCGAACACCAGCCACACTAACCATTAAAGCTAGTAGTAGTTGACCTGTAGCGAGCCGATTTGTGGCTTATCGATCCACACTCCTGTAACCGTCTCAACTGAAGCATTCAGCTCGTTTTCTC
This window harbors:
- the fmnl2a gene encoding formin-like protein 2 isoform X2; this encodes MGNAGSMDHHPDFRGHNMPLKLPMPEQSELEERFAIVLNSMNLPPDKARLLRQYDNEKKWELICDQERFQVKNPPHTYLQKLRSYLDPAVTRKKFRRRVQESTQVLRELEISLRTNHIGWVREFLNEENKGLDVLVEYLSFAQYAVTFDGDGVENNPESGLDKSKPWGRSIEDLHGGSTLPSPITGNGITRVGRHSTIRCNTLPSRRTLKNSRLVCKKDDVHVCIMCLRAIMNYQYGFNMVMSHPHAVNEIALSLNNKNPRTKALVLELLAAVCLVRGGHEIILSAFDNFKEVCMETQRFEKLMEYFKNEDNNIDFMVACMQFINIVVHSVEDMNFRVHLQYDFTKLCLDDYLDKLKHTESDKLQVQIQAYLDNVFDVGALLEDAETKNAALERVEELEENMSHMTEKLQDMENEAMSKIVELEKQLMQRNKELDSIREVYKDTSSQVHSLRQMLKEKDEAIQRQSNLEKKIHELEKQGTIKIHKKGDGDISILPSPASGVQGLPGATTGGNGAAVSPNHAGVAASAASPPPPPPPPPPLPVNGTLLNGPSSITQATAPPPPPPPPPPPPPPGLASAISAPMPPPPPPAAPPLPGCGTPTVIMNSGLAAVKIKKPIKTKFRMPVFNWVALKPNQINGTVFNEIDDERILEDLNVDEFEEMFKTKAQGAPIDLSMSKQKVIQKMPNKVTLLDSNRAKNLAITLRKVGKMPEEICKAIQLFDLRTLPVDYVECLMRFQPTENEIKVLRQFEKERKPVESLTDEDRFMMQFSKIERLMQKMTIMAFIGNFAESVQMLTPQLHAVIAASVSIKSSQKLKKILEIILALGNYMNSSKRGAVYGFKLQSLDLLLDTKSTDRKITLLHYIANVVKEKYTQVALFYNELHYVEKAAAVSLDNVLLDVRELQRGMELTKREYSMHGHNTMLKDFIAHNESKLKKLQDDAKIAQDAFDEAVKFFGENSKTTPPSVFFPVFVRFVKAYRQAEEDNEQRKRQEQILMEKLLEQEAMMEENQKSPSHKNKRQQQELIQELRKKQVKDSRHVYEGKDGAIEDIITALKKNNITKFPNVHSRVRNSSSSSSVVVDVSQTWQASLYYLPYCLLI
- the fmnl2a gene encoding formin-like protein 2 isoform X3 — protein: MGNAGSMDHHPDFRGHNMPLKLPMPEQSELEERFAIVLNSMNLPPDKARLLRQYDNEKKWELICDQERFQVKNPPHTYLQKLRSYLDPAVTRKKFRRRVQESTQVLRELEISLRTNHIGWVREFLNEENKGLDVLVEYLSFAQYAVTFDGDGVENNPESGLDKSKPWGRSIEDLHGGSTLPSPITGNGITRVGRHSTIRCNTLPSRRTLKNSRLVCKKDDVHVCIMCLRAIMNYQYGFNMVMSHPHAVNEIALSLNNKNPRTKALVLELLAAVCLVRGGHEIILSAFDNFKEVCMETQRFEKLMEYFKNEDNNIDFMVACMQFINIVVHSVEDMNFRVHLQYDFTKLCLDDYLDKLKHTESDKLQVQIQAYLDNVFDVGALLEDAETKNAALERVEELEENMSHMTEKLQDMENEAMSKIVELEKQLMQRNKELDSIREVYKDTSSQVHSLRQMLKEKDEAIQRQSNLEKKIHELEKQGTIKIHKKGDGDISILPSPASGVQGLPGATTGGNGAAVSPNHAGVAASAASPPPPPPPPPPLPVNGTLLNGPSSITQATAPPPPPPPPPPPPPPGLASAISAPMPPPPPPAAPPLPGCGTPTVIMNSGLAEGPIKLFSVKIKKPIKTKFRMPVFNWVALKPNQINGTVFNEIDDERILEDLNVDEFEEMFKTKAQGAPIDLSMSKQKVIQKMPNKVTLLDSNRAKNLAITLRKVGKMPEEICKAIQLFDLRTLPVDYVECLMRFQPTENEIKVLRQFEKERKPVESLTDEDRFMMQFSKIERLMQKMTIMAFIGNFAESVQMLTPQLHAVIAASVSIKSSQKLKKILEIILALGNYMNSSKRGAVYGFKLQSLDLLLDTKSTDRKITLLHYIANVVKEKYTQVALFYNELHYVEKAAAVSLDNVLLDVRELQRGMELTKREYSMHGHNTMLKDFIAHNESKLKKLQDDAKIAQDAFDEAVKFFGENSKTTPPSVFFPVFVRFVKAYRQAEEDNEQRKRQEQILMEKLLEQEAMMEENQKSPSHKNKRQQQELIQELRKKQVKDSRHVYEGKDGAIEDIITDLRNQPYRRADAVRRSVRRRFDDQNLRPVNNGEVVM
- the fmnl2a gene encoding formin-like protein 2 isoform X7; its protein translation is MGNAGSMDHHPDFRGHNMPLKLPMPEQSELEERFAIVLNSMNLPPDKARLLRQYDNEKKWELICDQERFQVKNPPHTYLQKLRSYLDPAVTRKKFRRRVQESTQVLRELEISLRTNHIGWVREFLNEENKGLDVLVEYLSFAQYAVTFDGDGVENNPESGLDKSKPWGRSIEDLHGGSTLPSPITGNGITRVGRHSTIRCNTLPSRRTLKNSRLVCKKDDVHVCIMCLRAIMNYQYGFNMVMSHPHAVNEIALSLNNKNPRTKALVLELLAAVCLVRGGHEIILSAFDNFKEVCMETQRFEKLMEYFKNEDNNIDFMVACMQFINIVVHSVEDMNFRVHLQYDFTKLCLDDYLDKLKHTESDKLQVQIQAYLDNVFDVGALLEDAETKNAALERVEELEENMSHMTEKLQDMENEAMSKIVELEKQLMQRNKELDSIREVYKDTSSQVHSLRQMLKEKDEAIQRQSNLEKKIHELEKQGTIKIHKKGDGDISILPSPASGVQGLPGATTGGNGAAVSPNHAGVAASAASPPPPPPPPPPLPVNGTLLNGPSSITQATAPPPPPPPPPPPPPPGLASAISAPMPPPPPPAAPPLPGCGTPTVIMNSGLAAVKIKKPIKTKFRMPVFNWVALKPNQINGTVFNEIDDERILEDLNVDEFEEMFKTKAQGAPIDLSMSKQKVIQKMPNKVTLLDSNRAKNLAITLRKVGKMPEEICKAIQLFDLRTLPVDYVECLMRFQPTENEIKVLRQFEKERKPVESLTDEDRFMMQFSKIERLMQKMTIMAFIGNFAESVQMLTPQLHAVIAASVSIKSSQKLKKILEIILALGNYMNSSKRGAVYGFKLQSLDLLLDTKSTDRKITLLHYIANVVKEKYTQVALFYNELHYVEKAAAVSLDNVLLDVRELQRGMELTKREYSMHGHNTMLKDFIAHNESKLKKLQDDAKIAQDAFDEAVKFFGENSKTTPPSVFFPVFVRFVKAYRQAEEDNEQRKRQEQILMEKLLEQEAMMEENQKSPSHKNKRQQQELIQELRKKQVKDSRHVYEGKDGAIEDIITVLKTVPFTARTAKRGSRFFCEPALNEEYHY